The Caulobacter sp. 73W region ACCCAGCATTCTTCGGCCAGGTGCGGAACGAACGGCGCGACCAGGCGGGCCAGGATCGACAGCGCTTCCCTGCGCGCCGCCAGGACGGCGTCGGAGGCGCCCTCGGCCGGCGCGGCCTTCAGGGTATTGAGGAATTCGTACAGCTTGGCCACGCCGCTGTTGAAGCGGAAGCCCTCGATGGCGCTCGTCACCGCACCGATCAGCTGGTGAGCCGCCTTCAGCAGCGCCAGGGCCACGGGATCGTCGCCGATCGAGCCAAACTCGCCTTCTGGCTGGCTGTCGAACTCGTTCCACAGACGGTGGGTGAAGCGCCAGGCGCCCTCGACACCGCTGTTTGTCCATTGAACGTCCCGCTCGGGCGGGCTGTCCGACATCACGAACAGGCGCGCGGCGTCCACGCCATAGGCGTCGAAGATGTCCTCCGGCGCCACGACGTTCTTCTTGGACTTGGACATCTTTTCGATGTCGCCGATGACCACGGGCGCGCCGGTGGAGACCTGCACGGCCGACCGCGTCGGGCCCATGCCGCTGATCTCGACGTCCACGGGCTCCAGCCAGGCGCCGGCGGCGTCCTTGTAAGTCTCGTGCGTGACCATGCCCTGGGTGAACAGGCCGGCGAACGGCTCCTCCACCGACAGCAAGCCCTCGTCCTTCAGCGCCTTGGTGATGAACCGGGCGTAGAGCAGGTGCAGGACCGCGTGCTCGACGCCGCCGATGTACTGATCCACCGGCAGCCAGCGATCGGCCGCGGTCTTGTTGACGGGGGCTTCCGCCGTCGGATCGGCGAAGCGGGCGAAATACCAGGAGCTGTCGACGAAGGTGTCGAGCGTATCGGTCTCGCGCTCGGCCTTGCCGCCGCAGGTCGGGCAATCGACGTGACGCCAGGTCGGGTGGCGAAGCAGCGGATTGCCCGGCTTGTCGAAGGCCACGTCGTCCGGCAGGCGAACGGGCAGCAGGTCATCCGGCACCGGGACCACGCCGCACTTTTCGCAATGGATGACCGGGATCGGGCATCCCCAGTAGCGCTGACGGGAAACCCCCCAGTCGCGCAGGCGATAGACGGTGGCGCCCTGCCCTCGGTTCTGGCCCTCGATCACCTCGATGGCCTTGGCCTTGGCGGACTCGATGTCCAGGCCGTCCAGGAACTGCGAATTGAAGATCGAGCCCGGGCCGACATAGGCTTCGGTCCCGACATCGAAGGTCTTGGGATCTTCGTTCGCCGGCAGAACGACCGGTCGTACCGACAGGCCATACTTGCGGGCGAAGTCCAGGTCGCGCTGGTCATGGGCCGGGCAGCCGAAGATGGCGCCGGTGCCGTAGTCCATCAGGATGAAGTTGGCGATCCAGACCGACAGCTTCTGTTCCGGATCGAACGGGTGCGCGACGGTCAGGCCCGTATCGAGGCCCAGCTTCTCGGCGCCCTCGATATCGGCTTCCGACGTGCCGCCCTTGCGGCATTCGGCGACGAAGGCGGCGACCTTGGGATCAGCGGCGGCCAGCTGCTCGGCCAGCGGATGATCGGGCGCGATGCCGACGAAGCTGGCGCCGAACAGGGTGTCCGGACGGGTGGTGTAGACTTCCAGGCCGCTCTCGAAGCCTTTCGGGGCGTCGCCGGCGAAGTCGAAGCTGAACCGCAGGCCCTTGGACTTGCCGATCCAGTTCTCCTGCATGATGCGGACCTTCTCGGGCCAGCGATCAAGCGTCTTCAGCCCGTCGATCAGACGGTCGGCATAGTCGGTGATGCGCAGGAACCACTGGGTCAGCTTGCGCTTCTCGACCAGGGCGCCGGAGCGCCAGCCACGGCCGTCGATGACCTGTTCGTTGGCCAGGACGGTCATGTCGACCGGGTCCCAGTTGACGACGCCTTCCTTGCGATAGACCAAGCCGCGCTTCAGCAGCTTCTGGAACCAGCGCTGCTGCTGGCCATAGTATTCCGGGTCGCAGGTGGCGAACTCACGCGACCAGTCGATGCTGAGGCCCAGGGCCTTCAGCTGCTCGCGCATGGCGGCGATGTTGTCGTAGGTCCAGCCCTTGGGGTGAACGCCGCGCTCCATGGCCGCGTTCTCGGCGGGCATGCCGAAGGCGTCCCATCCCATCGGATGCAGCACGTCGAAGCCTTGGGCCCGCTTGTAACGCGCCACCACATCGCCCATGGCGTAGTTGCGCACGTGGCCCATATGGATGCGGCCCGACGGGTACGGGAACATCTCAAGCACGTAGTACTTCGGCTTGGAAGCGTCCTCACGCGTGCGGAAAACGTCGGCGTCCGCCCAGGCGGCGCGCCACTTGGGCTCGGTTTCTTTCGGGTTGTAGCGGGCCATCAGGCTTTAGATAGGGGCTGGGATATCAGCCGTTGAGGTTGGACAGGCGCAGCTGGCGCGCGCGCGTCAGGATGGCGTTTTCCAGATCCGTTTCGGTCTGGGCCGAGGCCGGAGCGTCAGCCCAGGCGCCAGACGCATCGCGGGTCTGCTTGAAAACGGTGACGTTCAGGCCGTCGGCGCGAAGTCGCGTGTCGAGGATGTAGACCGTCGTCTTGAAGCGCTCGTTCGGCGCTTCCGGCGCGGAGTACCAGTCGGTGATGATCACGCCGCCGTACGGATCGGCCGAGGCCAGGGGCATGAAGTTCAGGGCGTCGAGCGACGCGCGCCACAGATAACCGTTCACGCCGATCTGGGTTTGAGCCGGACCCGACGAGCCGCGGCCGAACGGCCAGAGGCCGCCGCGCTTCTCACCGTAGACCTCGGGGCCCTTGCCGCCGCCACAGGCTGAAACCAGGGTCAGGCTGGCGATCACGACGCCGAGCGCGGCGCCGCGCTTCAAAGACCCACGCTCAAGACGCATATTCGTCCGCTCCACTCGATATCTCGCCGCGCTATGCAAAGCGCGGGCAGCGCCGCCCCCGCGACCGGATCGGGTCTATAACACTCCGGGGCCGCCGCCAAACAGGTTTCGCGTGGCTGTAGGGCCACAGGCGGCCGGTTGAATCGTGGTCAGACCACCTTTGGGGGTCGACTCACCGTTGACCCCGTCGCCGTCGCGTCTCAAATGCCAAGTATGAGTTCCAAACAAGCGGAGCCTTTTTTGGCTTCGGGCGTTTGGCGAACCGGGTAGGGACTAACGGGTTGTGATGACCGCGAAGCGCGTCTTCTTCGCTACGGCCGCCACGCTGATCCTCATGGGATCGGCGGCGACGGCCCATGCCGATCAGAAGCGCCCGTCGTCCGCCATTTCTCCCGACGCCTTCACGGTTCGTGGCGATTTCGACGCCAAGGGCTCGCAAGGCTCGCAATTCGGTCAGGCCGGCAAGCTGAAGTGGGACGCGAACAAGGGCCGTTGGGGCCTGAAGTTCGACGTCGATCCTTCGCGCGTCCGCCCCACCGCCGATGTGGAAGCCGGCGCCTACTTCAAGGTGACCCCGTCCCTGCGCGTCGGCGGCGCCGTCGGCCTGGGCCAGGTCGACCAGGACAACGCCATGCGCAAGACTTGCGAAGAGCCGGCTCCGCGCGTGCGTCTCGAGACCGCGCTGAAGTTCTAGTCGGCTAGAGCGCTGACGGCGGCCAGCCCGGCCGCACCGCTGTCCTTCAATTGTCCCACCGTATCAGCCGTCACGCCGCCCAAGGCGTAGACGGGGATTTGCGTCGCCTGGACCATGGCCGCGAACTGTTCCGCGCCGAGCGGCGCGCCGGCCGAAGGGCTCTGGCTAGGGAAAACGGGGGAAACGACGGCGGCGTCCGTGCCGGCCAGGCTCGCTCGTTCAAGCGCCGCCTGCGAATGGGCCGCGGCTGTGATCAGCCACTCCGGATGCTGTCGGCGAAGGCTTGGGGACTGAACGATCAGGCGTTGGGGCAGGTGGACGCCGTCCGCCTTAATCGCCGCCGCGAGGTCGGTGTCAGCGCCGATCAGCAGCTTCAGGCCCAGCTCGGCCGTCAGCGCCCGCATCTTCCTCGCCTGATCGACGGCGTCGGCGGCGCCGAACAGCCGCAGCACTACAGCCGAGCCAGCCGGCAAACGCCGGGCGATGGCGGCGGGATCGGGCGTCCGCTGCGGATCGGTGAAGAACAGCAGGGGTGGAAGGGGCTTTTTCAGACCGGCGGCGCGGTTAAGGTGCGCCGCCGCTTCGGCCAGCACTTGAAGACTCATCGAACCATGCCCGCATCCGCTCTCGACGAAATCCGCGCCCGCATCGCCGCCGCCGCCAAGGCGTCCGGCCGTGATCCCGCCGGAGTTGAGCTGGTGGCGGTCTCCAAGACCCAGCCCTGGGAGGCGGTCGAACCGATCCTGGCCGCTGGCCAGCGCATTTTCGGCGAGAACCGTGTGCAGGAGGCCATGAGCCGCTGGACCGAGCGTCGCGCTGAGATCGAGCTGCGGCTGATCGGGCCCCTGCAGAGCAACAAGACCCGCGAGGCGGTCGGTTTCTTCGACGTCATCGAGACCGTCGATCGCGACAAGCTGGCCCGGGCCCTGGCCGACGAGGCGCAGCGGGCAGGAACGCTGCCGCGCCTGTTCGTGCAGGTGAATACCGGGGAGGAGCCGCAGAAGGCCGGGATAATCCCCACCGAGGCCGACGATTTCCTGGCCCGCTGCCGCATGGAATACGGCCTGACCGTCGAGGGCTTGATGTGCATCCCGCCGGCCGACGTTCCGCCCGGGCCGCACTTCGCCCTGCTGCGCAAGATCGCCAAGCGCAACGGCCTGTCGAAGCTGTCCATGGGCATGAGCGGCGATTTCGAGACGGCGGTGCGCTTCGGCGCGACCTCCATCCGGGTCGGATCGGCCCTGTTCGGCGCGCGCACCTGAGGCTCAGTCCCTGACGATGGCGATGGCCGCGCCCGGAGTCGCCAGGTGCAGCAGGGCCTCCAGATCGGCGCGGGCGAGGGCGACGCAGCCCTCGGTGGGCTCATAGTTGTCCCGCGCCAGGTGCAGGAAGATCGCCGACCCCATGCCCGGGACCACCGGATCGTCATTGTGCGCCAGCACACCGACGAGATCGTAAACATGATCGTCCCGCCACATGCGCTCGGCGCTGGCGGGGTAGGGCAGGGCGACCAGCTGGTTGTAGAGCGGGTCGCCCGGGGCGTCGCACCAGCCGTCCATCTGGCCGATCGGCTCGGCGGGCAGGGCGGTTCCGGGCCCATGGGGATAGACATCGGGGCGATAGAGGATCTTGCGGATCGCCCATGTCCCCAGCGGGCTGGCGCCGTCGCCCTCGCGCTTTTCAGCGGCGGGAAGGACCCCGCCCTTACCCAGGGCGCAGCGCACGACGCGGCCGTCCAGCTCCAATCGGCCGTCGGCATGGGCGGTGAAGATCATCGGATCGCTCATTGAAGCATCATGCCCGCTTGCTGCGACTTGGCGAAGGGGCCCTGACCGGTGCATGTTCACCAACATGCCGCAACGCAAGACTTTGCTGCTCATCGATGACGACAACGACCTGCGCGGGGCGTTGGCCGAACAGATCCAGCTCCATGAGGAGTTCGCCGCCGTCCAGGCCGACAACGCCACCGATGGCGTGCGTCTGGCCAAGGAGGTGCGGCCGGACCTGATCCTGCTCGACGTCGACCTGCCCGACATGGATGGGCGCGAGGCCTGCCGGCTGATGCGCAAGGGCGGGGTGACCGCCCCAGTGATCATGCTGACCGCCGCGGCCACGGATTCCGACCAGATCCTGGGCCTGGAGTCGGGGGCCAACGACTACATCATCAAGCCCTTCCGCTTTGGTGTGCTGCTGGCCCGCATCCGCGCCCAACTGCGCAGCCACGAACAGTCGGAAGACGCCATGTTCCGGGTCGGGCCATACGAATTCCGGCCCTCGACCAAGCTTCTCCTCGACGACAAGGGCAAGAAGATCCGCCTGACGGAGAAGGAAACCAAGATCCTCAAGTACCTCTATCGCGCCGGGGGCAAGCCCGTGCCGCGCGATGAGCTGCTGACCGAGGTCTGGGGCTATAACGCCGAAGTCACCACCCACACCCTGGAGACGCACGTCTATCGTCTGCGCCAGAAGATCGAGACCGATCCCGGCGCGGCGCGGATTCTGGTGACGGGGCCGGGGGGGTATCGGCTGCAGCCGTAGGTCGGATCGGGATCCTGGGGGGCGGAATAAATGCGGGCGCGCGAAAGCGCCC contains the following coding sequences:
- a CDS encoding DUF3576 domain-containing protein, coding for MRLERGSLKRGAALGVVIASLTLVSACGGGKGPEVYGEKRGGLWPFGRGSSGPAQTQIGVNGYLWRASLDALNFMPLASADPYGGVIITDWYSAPEAPNERFKTTVYILDTRLRADGLNVTVFKQTRDASGAWADAPASAQTETDLENAILTRARQLRLSNLNG
- a CDS encoding NtrZ family periplasmic regulatory protein → MTAKRVFFATAATLILMGSAATAHADQKRPSSAISPDAFTVRGDFDAKGSQGSQFGQAGKLKWDANKGRWGLKFDVDPSRVRPTADVEAGAYFKVTPSLRVGGAVGLGQVDQDNAMRKTCEEPAPRVRLETALKF
- a CDS encoding thiamine phosphate synthase, with product MSLQVLAEAAAHLNRAAGLKKPLPPLLFFTDPQRTPDPAAIARRLPAGSAVVLRLFGAADAVDQARKMRALTAELGLKLLIGADTDLAAAIKADGVHLPQRLIVQSPSLRRQHPEWLITAAAHSQAALERASLAGTDAAVVSPVFPSQSPSAGAPLGAEQFAAMVQATQIPVYALGGVTADTVGQLKDSGAAGLAAVSALAD
- a CDS encoding YggS family pyridoxal phosphate-dependent enzyme, which produces MPASALDEIRARIAAAAKASGRDPAGVELVAVSKTQPWEAVEPILAAGQRIFGENRVQEAMSRWTERRAEIELRLIGPLQSNKTREAVGFFDVIETVDRDKLARALADEAQRAGTLPRLFVQVNTGEEPQKAGIIPTEADDFLARCRMEYGLTVEGLMCIPPADVPPGPHFALLRKIAKRNGLSKLSMGMSGDFETAVRFGATSIRVGSALFGART
- a CDS encoding L,D-transpeptidase: MIFTAHADGRLELDGRVVRCALGKGGVLPAAEKREGDGASPLGTWAIRKILYRPDVYPHGPGTALPAEPIGQMDGWCDAPGDPLYNQLVALPYPASAERMWRDDHVYDLVGVLAHNDDPVVPGMGSAIFLHLARDNYEPTEGCVALARADLEALLHLATPGAAIAIVRD
- a CDS encoding response regulator transcription factor, whose amino-acid sequence is MPQRKTLLLIDDDNDLRGALAEQIQLHEEFAAVQADNATDGVRLAKEVRPDLILLDVDLPDMDGREACRLMRKGGVTAPVIMLTAAATDSDQILGLESGANDYIIKPFRFGVLLARIRAQLRSHEQSEDAMFRVGPYEFRPSTKLLLDDKGKKIRLTEKETKILKYLYRAGGKPVPRDELLTEVWGYNAEVTTHTLETHVYRLRQKIETDPGAARILVTGPGGYRLQP
- the leuS gene encoding leucine--tRNA ligase, translated to MARYNPKETEPKWRAAWADADVFRTREDASKPKYYVLEMFPYPSGRIHMGHVRNYAMGDVVARYKRAQGFDVLHPMGWDAFGMPAENAAMERGVHPKGWTYDNIAAMREQLKALGLSIDWSREFATCDPEYYGQQQRWFQKLLKRGLVYRKEGVVNWDPVDMTVLANEQVIDGRGWRSGALVEKRKLTQWFLRITDYADRLIDGLKTLDRWPEKVRIMQENWIGKSKGLRFSFDFAGDAPKGFESGLEVYTTRPDTLFGASFVGIAPDHPLAEQLAAADPKVAAFVAECRKGGTSEADIEGAEKLGLDTGLTVAHPFDPEQKLSVWIANFILMDYGTGAIFGCPAHDQRDLDFARKYGLSVRPVVLPANEDPKTFDVGTEAYVGPGSIFNSQFLDGLDIESAKAKAIEVIEGQNRGQGATVYRLRDWGVSRQRYWGCPIPVIHCEKCGVVPVPDDLLPVRLPDDVAFDKPGNPLLRHPTWRHVDCPTCGGKAERETDTLDTFVDSSWYFARFADPTAEAPVNKTAADRWLPVDQYIGGVEHAVLHLLYARFITKALKDEGLLSVEEPFAGLFTQGMVTHETYKDAAGAWLEPVDVEISGMGPTRSAVQVSTGAPVVIGDIEKMSKSKKNVVAPEDIFDAYGVDAARLFVMSDSPPERDVQWTNSGVEGAWRFTHRLWNEFDSQPEGEFGSIGDDPVALALLKAAHQLIGAVTSAIEGFRFNSGVAKLYEFLNTLKAAPAEGASDAVLAARREALSILARLVAPFVPHLAEECWVRIGGQGMVVDAPWPVADAALAADDERVLPVQINGKRRGEIRIKAGTPEDEVKKIALEDAGVLPHLEGVTVRKVIVVQDRIVNIVVG